A genome region from Hevea brasiliensis isolate MT/VB/25A 57/8 chromosome 7, ASM3005281v1, whole genome shotgun sequence includes the following:
- the LOC110672682 gene encoding rac-like GTP-binding protein RAC2 isoform X2 produces MSTARFIKCVTVGDGAVGKTCMLISYTSNTFPSDYVPTVFDNFSANVVVDGSTVNLGLWDTAGQEDYNRLRPLSYRGADVFILAFSLISKASYENISKKWIPELRHYAPTVPIVLVGTKLDLRDDKQYLIDHPSATPITTGQNVKAVFDAAIKVVLQPPTPKKRKRKPRPCSFL; encoded by the exons ATGAGCACAGCTAGGTTCATCAAATGTGTCACTGTTGGGGATGGAGCAGTTGGCAAGACGTGCATGCTCATCTCTTACACTAGTAACACCTTCCCCTCT GATTATGTGCCTACAGTGTTTGACAACTTCAGTGCTAACGTGGTGGTCGATGGCAGCACAGTGAACCTTGGATTATGGGATACTGCAG GACAGGAGGATTATAACAGATTGAGGCCTCTGAGTTATAGAGGTGCCGATGTGTTCATTTTGGCCTTCTCCCTCATAAGTAAAGCTAGCTATGAGAACATCTCTAAGAAG TGGATTCCTGAGCTGAGGCATTATGCACCAACTGTACCAATTGTGCTGGTGGGAACCAAGCTTG ATTTGCGAGATGACAAGCAGTATTTGATCGATCATCCTAGCGCCACACCAATCACAACTGGTCAG aatgtgaAGGCAGTGTTTGATGCAGCAATCAAAGTTGTTTTGCAGCCTCCTACAccgaagaagagaaaaaggaaaccAAGACCATGTTCGTTTTTGTAA
- the LOC110672682 gene encoding rac-like GTP-binding protein RAC2 isoform X4 yields the protein MEQLDYVPTVFDNFSANVVVDGSTVNLGLWDTAGQEDYNRLRPLSYRGADVFILAFSLISKASYENISKKWIPELRHYAPTVPIVLVGTKLDLRDDKQYLIDHPSATPITTGQGEELKKMIGAAVYIECSSKTQQNVKAVFDAAIKVVLQPPTPKKRKRKPRPCSFL from the exons ATGGAGCAGTTG GATTATGTGCCTACAGTGTTTGACAACTTCAGTGCTAACGTGGTGGTCGATGGCAGCACAGTGAACCTTGGATTATGGGATACTGCAG GACAGGAGGATTATAACAGATTGAGGCCTCTGAGTTATAGAGGTGCCGATGTGTTCATTTTGGCCTTCTCCCTCATAAGTAAAGCTAGCTATGAGAACATCTCTAAGAAG TGGATTCCTGAGCTGAGGCATTATGCACCAACTGTACCAATTGTGCTGGTGGGAACCAAGCTTG ATTTGCGAGATGACAAGCAGTATTTGATCGATCATCCTAGCGCCACACCAATCACAACTGGTCAG GGAGAAGAACTAAAGAAGATGATTGGTGCTGCTGTTTACATAGAGTGCAGTTCAAAGACACAACAA aatgtgaAGGCAGTGTTTGATGCAGCAATCAAAGTTGTTTTGCAGCCTCCTACAccgaagaagagaaaaaggaaaccAAGACCATGTTCGTTTTTGTAA
- the LOC110672682 gene encoding rac-like GTP-binding protein RAC2 isoform X1, with protein MSTARFIKCVTVGDGAVGKTCMLISYTSNTFPSDYVPTVFDNFSANVVVDGSTVNLGLWDTAGQEDYNRLRPLSYRGADVFILAFSLISKASYENISKKWIPELRHYAPTVPIVLVGTKLDLRDDKQYLIDHPSATPITTGQGEELKKMIGAAVYIECSSKTQQNVKAVFDAAIKVVLQPPTPKKRKRKPRPCSFL; from the exons ATGAGCACAGCTAGGTTCATCAAATGTGTCACTGTTGGGGATGGAGCAGTTGGCAAGACGTGCATGCTCATCTCTTACACTAGTAACACCTTCCCCTCT GATTATGTGCCTACAGTGTTTGACAACTTCAGTGCTAACGTGGTGGTCGATGGCAGCACAGTGAACCTTGGATTATGGGATACTGCAG GACAGGAGGATTATAACAGATTGAGGCCTCTGAGTTATAGAGGTGCCGATGTGTTCATTTTGGCCTTCTCCCTCATAAGTAAAGCTAGCTATGAGAACATCTCTAAGAAG TGGATTCCTGAGCTGAGGCATTATGCACCAACTGTACCAATTGTGCTGGTGGGAACCAAGCTTG ATTTGCGAGATGACAAGCAGTATTTGATCGATCATCCTAGCGCCACACCAATCACAACTGGTCAG GGAGAAGAACTAAAGAAGATGATTGGTGCTGCTGTTTACATAGAGTGCAGTTCAAAGACACAACAA aatgtgaAGGCAGTGTTTGATGCAGCAATCAAAGTTGTTTTGCAGCCTCCTACAccgaagaagagaaaaaggaaaccAAGACCATGTTCGTTTTTGTAA
- the LOC110672682 gene encoding rac-like GTP-binding protein RAC2 isoform X3 produces the protein MSTARFIKCVTVGDGAVGKTCMLISYTSNTFPSDYVPTVFDNFSANVVVDGSTVNLGLWDTAGQEDYNRLRPLSYRGADVFILAFSLISKASYENISKKWIPELRHYAPTVPIVLVGTKLDLRDDKQYLIDHPSATPITTGRRTKEDDWCCCLHRVQFKDTTKCEGSV, from the exons ATGAGCACAGCTAGGTTCATCAAATGTGTCACTGTTGGGGATGGAGCAGTTGGCAAGACGTGCATGCTCATCTCTTACACTAGTAACACCTTCCCCTCT GATTATGTGCCTACAGTGTTTGACAACTTCAGTGCTAACGTGGTGGTCGATGGCAGCACAGTGAACCTTGGATTATGGGATACTGCAG GACAGGAGGATTATAACAGATTGAGGCCTCTGAGTTATAGAGGTGCCGATGTGTTCATTTTGGCCTTCTCCCTCATAAGTAAAGCTAGCTATGAGAACATCTCTAAGAAG TGGATTCCTGAGCTGAGGCATTATGCACCAACTGTACCAATTGTGCTGGTGGGAACCAAGCTTG ATTTGCGAGATGACAAGCAGTATTTGATCGATCATCCTAGCGCCACACCAATCACAACTG GGAGAAGAACTAAAGAAGATGATTGGTGCTGCTGTTTACATAGAGTGCAGTTCAAAGACACAACAA aatgtgaAGGCAGTGTTTGA
- the LOC110672686 gene encoding LOB domain-containing protein 2-like: MQRSSSITNSGTVAHPACASCKHQRKKCGEDCILAPYFPADRSREFQAVHKVFGVSNVMKLVRSVKEEDRKTVADSLVWEAFCRQNDPILGPLGEYRKIQEELKLFKNQSQTQTKILNQNQLVQQPECMMYKATTPGMVAWNNGTNGVNNKGVEGGLANNNNNNMVNFSHDNGNTIYSSYPLNYVQGPEKVMKQEKDVNPRLLPLQQPQQQHHHSVTAGFNHQQQYYLPGQFGYMNGKTMDNTAWEAGP; this comes from the exons ATGCAAAGAAGTAGTAGCATCACTAATAGTGGCACGGTGGCGCATCCAGCATGTGCTTCTTGCAAGCATCAGAGGAAGAAGTGCGGCGAGGATTGCATACTTGCACCATATTTTCCGGCGGATAGAAGTCGAGAATTCCAAGCTGTTCATAAGGTGTTCGGCGTCAGCAACGTTATGAAATTAGTGAGAAGTGTCAAGGAAGAGGATCGAAAAACTGTGGCGGATTCGTTGGTTTGGGAAGCTTTTTGCAGGCAGAATGATCCAATTTTAGGTCCTTTAGGAGAGTATAGAAAAATCCAGGAGGAGCTAAAGTTGTTTAAAAATCAAAGCCAAACCCAAACAAAAATTCTAAATCAAAATCAATTGGTGCAGCAGCCAGAATGCATGATGTACAAGGCAACGACTCCAGGGATGGTAGCTTGGAACAATGGCACTAATGGAGTGAATAACAAGGGAGTTGAAGGAGGGTtggctaataataataataataatatggtaAATTTTAGTCATGACAATGGGAATACTATATACAGCAGCTATCCTTTAAATTATGTTCAAGGTCCAGAGAAAGTTATGAAGCAAGAAAAAGATGTCAATCCTCGTCTTCTTCCACTGCAGCAGCCACAGCAGCAGCACCACCACTCCGTTACTGCTGGTTTTAATCATCAGCAGCAGTATTATCTTCCAG gGCAATTTGGTTATATGAATGGGAAGACGATGGACAATACCGCATGGGAAGCAGGACCATAA